From Pseudoalteromonas viridis, one genomic window encodes:
- a CDS encoding PKD domain-containing protein gives MTNLKLLLAASCLTAILAGCGGSSDSGSSPSPNPTPTPTPTPDPAPNNQAPTVSITGDSEALEGTSVSLKASATDSDGQVVSYSWSISTGPSITLSNSTTSDVSFTTPDVTEDTAMVLAVTVTDDDGATATATKNFTVKRLVRSVTLTGIVTDAPVANASLMVYVGDETFPATAGNDGTYTVQLDIDDSAVNQLIRIKANGGTNQENVEFYSQLESFTSVATQAGDDGIVNSSENFGVNVTNVTTAEYALITRAIGGIPKSTNELNNALVGIDANEKLTLSALIKLVVDGSGGTKFSLPAGVNNTFELVSSQSAVDELTNTINDADPTLIDKTKEEIKKDDKLVDNGEGSIVGDYLIGSTRWFRSPFTEMTLNEDGTGTFTSHTSGVITWTQATNGAVSIVFGDGIFSPRHSCKNAEGMDYTCYSRYKTASFTIYDDNDFAKAISLTAVRDEIKADDDTVLNADVTDTDDFTMVVRNNTITPTAAQMPGTWHFDQMYYLMGGQTGEEYYLPQAGKMVFNQGGTGKSTQPDGTERDFSWQVSGNNLVVMLAKTDTLEAKTLTYWLLKTLQGGFQFWAITNDAVATEPDKMASMTHRHRSGVMMPEQAITLNDAMALGRFIPYYGANLPQNYFFDNYVNGISYNRLNKYTDVWEIDGRTLSIKRYYDSMNKRNVYQCPEGATPENCSVNSSTSYQVLSMDNNSWYVRYSFANTNEPDPGSSYMVKYVKTDTNLTQFDYMWMDNRTFQILNDNNQVEQKYYFLNYSDYDTFTRVIRDTNFSEIGTFSVKSGKLHSDESGSVTVSDLKGFDRDYIKVCNYPLDTNCDQGIEKTYYLNRLAADKTIMAPAPPTVVYSTKPLNGAWYDPTRPDFVVVIRDGKWVHMELKTDTDPDGKAGLEVGYADWDEQTGEFMVDLVFDSNGVYGFDASLKHTLMVEGDKLTIDIEGEPSFTLSRLVDANNPLVGAYVEYPLYSGRIWISAFLPGNKFFEADYESADSAKAGINYGSFNYDASTGRTELTFELNQISDSDPIFAMFLNGDVIQWKDGNELGTVQRVKPSSDQPMFDSRALMYERFALINGSETMYIDFHIGNGQAEVVADGKTRTYTWSLNQGQLTLMANTPATGLSAEGYVISPSSKLDDGWKVSVLKMMEPVLVLENDPSSSYMQFNADMRR, from the coding sequence ATGACAAATCTAAAATTATTGCTGGCTGCTTCTTGTTTGACAGCCATACTGGCTGGATGTGGGGGCTCCTCAGACAGTGGTTCCTCTCCAAGTCCCAACCCAACTCCAACTCCGACTCCGACTCCAGATCCTGCCCCAAATAATCAGGCGCCTACCGTCAGTATTACTGGCGACAGTGAAGCGCTGGAGGGCACCTCGGTATCACTCAAAGCCAGCGCAACTGACAGCGATGGTCAGGTCGTCAGCTACAGCTGGAGTATCAGTACAGGCCCCTCGATTACACTCAGCAACAGCACGACCAGTGACGTAAGCTTTACAACGCCGGATGTCACTGAAGATACCGCTATGGTACTGGCCGTGACTGTAACCGATGACGACGGTGCAACGGCTACCGCAACGAAAAACTTCACCGTAAAACGCTTAGTGAGATCCGTCACGCTAACCGGCATTGTCACCGATGCGCCCGTGGCGAATGCATCACTTATGGTATACGTAGGCGATGAAACCTTCCCGGCGACCGCTGGCAATGACGGTACCTATACAGTTCAGCTGGATATCGACGATTCGGCCGTAAACCAGCTTATTCGTATCAAAGCAAATGGCGGCACAAACCAGGAGAATGTAGAGTTTTACTCTCAACTGGAAAGCTTTACTTCTGTTGCCACCCAGGCCGGAGACGACGGCATAGTGAATAGCAGTGAGAACTTCGGCGTTAATGTGACCAATGTGACCACTGCTGAATATGCCCTCATTACGCGGGCCATAGGCGGTATACCAAAATCCACCAACGAGCTGAACAATGCTCTGGTGGGGATTGATGCCAATGAAAAGCTCACTTTATCAGCGCTGATAAAGCTGGTTGTCGATGGCAGCGGCGGTACTAAGTTCTCTTTGCCCGCGGGCGTCAACAATACCTTTGAACTGGTTTCAAGTCAAAGTGCTGTCGATGAACTGACCAATACCATCAACGATGCCGACCCTACCTTAATTGATAAAACCAAAGAAGAAATCAAGAAAGATGACAAACTGGTTGATAACGGCGAAGGCTCTATTGTTGGCGACTACCTGATTGGCTCAACACGCTGGTTCCGTAGCCCCTTTACAGAAATGACATTAAATGAAGATGGTACAGGTACTTTCACCAGTCACACCAGCGGTGTTATTACCTGGACACAGGCCACTAACGGCGCAGTCAGTATTGTTTTTGGCGACGGTATTTTTTCTCCCAGGCACAGCTGCAAAAATGCTGAGGGCATGGACTACACCTGCTACTCGCGATACAAAACAGCAAGCTTCACCATTTACGACGACAATGACTTTGCTAAAGCAATCAGCCTGACTGCTGTACGTGACGAAATCAAAGCCGATGACGATACTGTGCTCAATGCAGATGTCACCGACACCGACGATTTCACTATGGTGGTACGTAACAATACAATCACCCCGACTGCCGCACAAATGCCTGGCACCTGGCATTTTGACCAAATGTATTATCTGATGGGCGGTCAAACCGGTGAAGAGTACTACCTCCCTCAGGCTGGTAAAATGGTGTTCAATCAAGGCGGTACCGGCAAATCTACCCAGCCCGACGGCACCGAACGTGATTTCAGCTGGCAAGTCAGTGGCAATAATCTGGTTGTGATGTTGGCCAAAACCGACACACTGGAAGCAAAAACGCTCACCTACTGGCTTCTGAAGACACTGCAAGGTGGTTTCCAGTTCTGGGCAATCACAAATGATGCCGTAGCAACGGAGCCTGATAAAATGGCGTCAATGACCCATCGCCATCGCAGCGGGGTCATGATGCCCGAGCAGGCTATCACATTGAATGATGCCATGGCCCTGGGCCGCTTTATTCCATACTATGGAGCAAACCTGCCGCAAAACTATTTCTTTGATAACTATGTCAATGGCATCAGTTATAACCGGCTGAACAAATACACAGATGTCTGGGAGATAGACGGCCGCACCTTATCAATCAAGCGCTATTACGACAGTATGAATAAGCGCAATGTATACCAGTGTCCAGAGGGCGCAACGCCCGAAAATTGCTCAGTCAATAGCAGCACTAGCTATCAGGTTCTCTCCATGGATAACAACAGCTGGTATGTGCGCTACAGCTTTGCCAATACCAATGAACCAGATCCGGGTTCCAGTTATATGGTTAAATACGTCAAGACCGACACAAACTTAACCCAGTTTGATTATATGTGGATGGACAATCGTACTTTCCAGATCCTCAACGACAATAATCAGGTTGAGCAAAAGTATTACTTCCTGAATTACAGCGACTATGACACCTTTACCCGGGTTATCCGCGACACTAACTTCAGCGAAATTGGCACATTCTCTGTTAAATCCGGCAAGCTGCATTCTGATGAATCTGGCTCAGTGACAGTAAGTGATTTAAAAGGCTTTGATCGTGACTATATCAAGGTTTGTAACTACCCGCTGGATACTAACTGTGATCAAGGTATAGAAAAAACTTACTATCTCAACCGCCTGGCTGCGGACAAAACAATTATGGCCCCTGCACCACCTACTGTTGTTTACTCGACTAAGCCACTCAATGGTGCCTGGTACGACCCGACTCGGCCAGACTTTGTTGTGGTGATCCGCGACGGTAAGTGGGTTCATATGGAGCTCAAAACCGATACAGACCCCGATGGCAAAGCCGGGCTTGAAGTGGGCTATGCCGATTGGGATGAGCAAACCGGCGAGTTTATGGTTGACCTGGTTTTTGACTCCAATGGTGTATATGGTTTTGATGCATCACTGAAGCATACCCTGATGGTAGAGGGTGATAAACTGACTATTGACATCGAGGGTGAGCCAAGCTTTACATTGAGCAGGCTGGTTGATGCAAACAACCCCTTGGTCGGTGCATACGTTGAGTATCCGCTGTATAGCGGGCGGATCTGGATCAGTGCATTCCTGCCTGGCAACAAGTTCTTTGAAGCAGACTATGAAAGCGCAGACTCAGCCAAAGCTGGGATCAATTATGGCAGCTTTAACTATGACGCCAGTACAGGGAGAACAGAGCTCACCTTTGAATTGAACCAAATCTCAGACAGCGACCCCATTTTCGCTATGTTCCTGAACGGGGATGTGATCCAATGGAAAGACGGCAACGAATTAGGCACAGTGCAGCGCGTTAAACCAAGCTCAGATCAGCCTATGTTCGATAGCCGTGCCCTGATGTATGAGCGCTTTGCACTCATTAATGGCAGCGAGACCATGTATATCGACTTCCATATCGGCAATGGCCAGGCGGAAGTGGTCGCAGATGGCAAAACTCGTACCTATACTTGGTCGCTCAATCAGGGACAACTGACCTTGATGGCAAACACCCCGGCTACCGGGCTAAGCGCCGAAGGGTATGTGATTTCACCAAGTTCAAAACTCGATGATGGCTGGAAGGTGTCGGTATTGAAAATGATGGAGCCGGTGCTTGTTTTAGAAAACGACCCGAGCAGTTCGTACATGCAATTTAACGCCGATATGCGCCGCTAG
- a CDS encoding pyridoxal phosphate-dependent decarboxylase family protein: MQSLTPRHLPTYEHLLAALEQECQAFNASLDSRRVSNPASCIVPRVLSEQSAGFEAFRQVFSTEIAPQLSASNGGRYWGFVTGGANPVATYADWLVTLYNQNVSKGGDSVASQVERQAIKWITELFELPAVFEGVMTTGATAANVLGAMVARQEVGRKQGIDVAKVGCKDLDYTVFAATPHASMVKALGLAGLGQESWVQVACEPNSEAMDTTDLASKLAECRGPGKIVIASAATVTGTDYDDLVRVAQLCRQHQAWLHVDGAFGIFERLLMGPQGKTQGIELADSITLDCHKWLNVPYDCGVFLTRHPHTLLATCNVDAPYLANSDAEQPFMSLGIENSRRFRALPVWATLLAYGKQGIRAQIQRNVDQANALANWVNASDGYELNKPCALNVVVFSASDKNKLDTQAVLAQLNESGQVFMTPGMWQGKAVIRCAFSNWRTEMQDVELAIAELARLAS; the protein is encoded by the coding sequence ATGCAGTCATTAACACCCCGGCATTTGCCGACTTATGAACATCTGCTCGCAGCACTGGAGCAAGAATGTCAGGCCTTCAACGCGTCGCTAGACAGTCGTCGAGTAAGCAATCCGGCGTCTTGTATAGTGCCTCGCGTACTGAGCGAACAGTCGGCCGGGTTTGAGGCTTTCAGGCAAGTCTTTAGTACAGAAATCGCCCCACAGCTGTCGGCCAGTAATGGTGGTCGCTATTGGGGCTTTGTCACTGGCGGTGCCAATCCGGTTGCCACCTATGCCGATTGGCTCGTGACCTTGTATAACCAAAACGTGTCTAAAGGCGGCGACTCAGTTGCCAGCCAGGTAGAGCGCCAGGCGATTAAGTGGATCACGGAGTTATTTGAGTTACCTGCGGTATTTGAAGGCGTGATGACCACAGGTGCGACAGCCGCTAACGTATTGGGCGCAATGGTGGCCAGGCAGGAAGTCGGGCGTAAACAAGGGATTGATGTTGCAAAAGTCGGTTGCAAGGATTTGGACTATACCGTGTTTGCCGCGACCCCACATGCCAGCATGGTCAAGGCACTTGGGCTGGCTGGTCTGGGTCAGGAAAGCTGGGTGCAGGTCGCCTGTGAGCCAAACAGTGAAGCGATGGATACCACCGACTTGGCCAGTAAACTGGCTGAATGTCGGGGCCCTGGAAAAATCGTTATCGCCAGCGCAGCAACGGTGACCGGCACCGATTACGACGATCTGGTCCGGGTGGCACAATTATGCCGTCAGCATCAGGCCTGGCTACATGTGGATGGCGCATTTGGTATTTTTGAAAGGCTGTTGATGGGTCCGCAAGGCAAAACCCAGGGCATAGAGCTGGCAGACAGTATTACGCTGGATTGTCACAAATGGCTCAATGTGCCTTATGATTGCGGCGTCTTTTTGACCCGTCACCCTCACACGCTGCTAGCAACCTGTAATGTGGATGCACCTTATTTAGCCAACAGCGATGCTGAGCAGCCCTTTATGTCTTTGGGGATTGAAAATTCCCGACGTTTTCGTGCCTTGCCAGTCTGGGCAACCTTGCTCGCCTATGGCAAACAGGGGATCAGGGCACAGATCCAGCGTAATGTCGATCAGGCTAACGCCCTGGCAAACTGGGTAAACGCATCCGATGGCTATGAATTAAATAAGCCATGTGCGCTGAACGTTGTGGTGTTCTCTGCGAGCGATAAAAATAAACTGGATACACAAGCAGTGTTAGCACAGTTAAATGAGAGTGGTCAGGTATTTATGACACCAGGCATGTGGCAGGGGAAAGCGGTGATCCGCTGCGCATTTAGTAACTGGCGCACCGAAATGCAGGATGTTGAATTGGCGATTGCAGAACTCGCCAGACTGGCAAGTTAG
- a CDS encoding PLP-dependent aminotransferase family protein: MTKQAKYKALAGQFIRAIEAGEYQGGQPLPSLRQLSALNQVSMTTALASYRYLESLGIITADPKRGFFVNLEHNPASDIRHAQFTAQVRPLPATPPPRLRSGLATAQLDPALIDAQTLRASLTRTMKSNHTLFNYGDPLGEISLRQALVSHMKTQGFVLNEQDLIITQGCLDAVKTALELTTKEGEVIAVPSPCYTGLLDTLSVMGRQVMEIPCNQDGIDLVQMEHAMAGQQIAACLLSANFQNPTGHCLSAKQKQALARMARQYQIPVIEDDVYRELSHDGTPPLPVKHFDNDGWVLWCSSISKTLAPGLRLGWCAPGRFYNRYSDLVRVRSLGCNRPLQLALADYIGRGHYTRYLKKLNRMLALQCDQYIQMLTSQLPKNTQINRPKGGLVLWFELPNVDTKQLQAQLVEEHIYILCGDAFSTTDLYHRYVRLNFGQCLSAEVESQLTRFAQVVEQYLCQKPDKNIS, encoded by the coding sequence ATGACTAAGCAAGCAAAATATAAAGCACTGGCTGGGCAATTCATCCGGGCCATCGAAGCAGGCGAGTATCAAGGTGGCCAGCCTCTGCCTTCTCTGCGCCAGCTTAGCGCACTCAATCAGGTCAGTATGACCACGGCACTGGCCAGCTATCGTTACCTTGAATCGCTGGGCATTATTACAGCAGATCCAAAACGTGGCTTCTTCGTCAACCTTGAGCACAACCCGGCAAGCGACATCAGACACGCCCAATTTACGGCGCAGGTCAGGCCTTTGCCTGCAACGCCTCCGCCAAGGCTCAGATCCGGTTTAGCAACAGCGCAGCTAGACCCGGCCCTGATAGATGCACAAACATTACGCGCCTCATTAACACGTACCATGAAAAGCAATCACACGCTGTTCAACTATGGCGATCCGCTCGGTGAGATATCTTTGCGACAGGCACTGGTTAGTCATATGAAAACACAAGGCTTTGTCTTAAATGAGCAGGACTTGATTATTACTCAGGGCTGCCTGGATGCGGTGAAAACAGCGCTGGAACTAACTACGAAAGAGGGTGAAGTTATTGCTGTACCCTCGCCATGTTATACCGGCTTGCTCGACACACTCAGTGTCATGGGCAGGCAAGTTATGGAGATCCCTTGTAATCAGGATGGCATCGACCTTGTGCAAATGGAGCACGCAATGGCTGGTCAACAAATTGCGGCCTGTTTGCTCAGCGCTAACTTCCAAAATCCGACGGGACACTGCCTGAGCGCAAAGCAAAAACAGGCACTGGCACGCATGGCCCGGCAGTATCAAATCCCGGTTATTGAAGACGATGTCTACCGTGAGCTAAGTCACGACGGCACGCCCCCCTTGCCTGTTAAACACTTTGACAATGATGGCTGGGTCCTCTGGTGCAGCAGTATTTCTAAAACGCTGGCGCCCGGACTCAGATTAGGCTGGTGTGCACCAGGACGGTTTTATAATCGCTACAGCGACCTAGTCCGTGTACGCTCTTTAGGGTGTAATCGGCCACTCCAACTGGCCCTGGCAGACTACATTGGCCGGGGGCATTACACCCGATATCTTAAAAAGCTGAACCGCATGCTTGCACTACAGTGCGATCAATACATACAAATGCTGACATCACAGCTCCCTAAAAACACCCAGATCAATCGTCCAAAAGGGGGGCTGGTACTGTGGTTTGAGCTGCCGAATGTGGACACAAAACAGCTGCAAGCTCAGTTGGTGGAAGAGCATATTTATATCCTGTGTGGCGATGCCTTTTCAACCACCGACCTTTACCACAGATATGTTCGCCTGAACTTTGGTCAGTGCCTGAGTGCAGAGGTAGAGTCACAGCTTACTCGCTTTGCCCAGGTCGTAGAGCAATATTTGTGTCAAAAGCCAGACAAAAATATAAGCTAA
- a CDS encoding LysE family translocator, which yields MEFTAWLSLAFICCVGAMSPGPSLAVVLRYSLYHSAQHGIVASLSHGLGVGIYASLSLLGLASLIEQFPLVYQGLVYAGAAYLAYMGYKILSSKSSGIEVAKEHDAKSYLAAAKDGFAIAFLNPKLAIFFLALFSQFIDPEALTLKTAVIMCMTVLVIDALWYFFVSVVTASARERFDLTAKQAVIDKLLGCAFLLLAARVVYQTI from the coding sequence ATGGAGTTCACGGCCTGGTTAAGTCTGGCGTTTATATGTTGTGTGGGGGCCATGTCTCCCGGACCCAGTTTGGCAGTTGTGTTACGGTACAGCTTGTATCACAGTGCGCAGCATGGGATTGTCGCAAGTTTATCTCATGGTTTGGGCGTGGGCATTTATGCCAGTTTGTCTCTGCTGGGCCTGGCCAGTTTGATTGAACAATTCCCTTTGGTCTATCAGGGTCTGGTGTACGCGGGCGCGGCGTATCTTGCCTATATGGGTTACAAAATCCTCAGCAGTAAAAGCAGCGGTATTGAAGTGGCCAAAGAGCACGATGCGAAAAGCTATCTTGCAGCGGCTAAAGATGGCTTTGCCATTGCTTTTCTCAATCCAAAGCTGGCCATTTTTTTCCTGGCGCTGTTCTCGCAGTTTATTGACCCCGAGGCACTGACGCTTAAAACGGCGGTGATCATGTGTATGACCGTACTGGTGATAGATGCGTTGTGGTATTTCTTTGTGTCTGTTGTCACCGCTTCTGCCCGGGAGCGGTTTGATTTAACGGCAAAGCAGGCCGTGATTGACAAACTACTTGGCTGCGCTTTTTTGTTACTGGCTGCCCGGGTTGTTTATCAAACCATCTAA